In Haliscomenobacter hydrossis DSM 1100, the DNA window TGCAGCATCAAGGCTCGGGAACCCTGGTGCCGATCGCGCGAATTGGTGCCTTTGAGGATTTCATCCAATAAAAAAAATACACCTTGCGCTTGCCCTTGATGGGCAATCACCTGATCGAGCAGCGCCCGCAAACGACGAAGTTCTGCGTAAAAAGAAGAAGCGCTGGCCGAGAGGTCGTCTTGTGTACGCATGCCCGTAAATACCAAAAGAGGAGGAATACTCAAAGCTTGTGCACAAACCGGGGCACCCGTTTGTGCCAGCACAATATTGACGCCCAAGGTGCGCAGCCAGGTACTTTTGCCCGCCATATTTGAGCCCGTAAGTAATTTTAAGTGTTGTCGAGTTGCCATATGCAGATCATTCCCAATGCGGCGCTCAGCCGGGATAAGGGGATGTCCAAGTTGCTCGGCGTGCAAAATTGGTTCCGTCTGGATCACTGGAAAAGCCCAGTCCGGGTGATTGTAGTGCAAATTGGCCAAACTGCACAATGCATCCATTTCACCCAAGGCTGTAAACCATTGGGGCAAATCATCCCGGTGTTTTACCTTCCATTTTTCCAGTTGGAGTACCCATTGTAGGTCCCATAAGCCAATCAAATTCAAGAATATAGCGAAAGGGTTATTGCGTACTTGCAATTGTCCCAAAACATAGGAAAGTCTGCGGATTGCCGCTGATGCTCCAAATTGTAAATCGGCATTCAAAAAATTGCGTTGCAAGGTTTTTAATACCTCCGTTTTGACTTCAAGGTGTTCGATCTGCTGGATCAAGACGCCATAGCGCAGCAACCAGGTTTCTGCTTTGGACGTATGTTCAAGGGTTAAATTGACCTTGTTAAAGGTTTGACGAAGTAGCAGGGCCGCCGGAAGTACCGCAATCAATACATAGGCAATGGGATAACCGGGGATGATGATCGTCAAGGCAATGATCGCCCAAATCGGCAAAACCAGCAAGGCCCAACGCAGGAAAACATTGGCGTACATCCATAAGGGTTCCTGCATCCATTTGTGCAAAGACAATTGGTATTGAATCTCGTCGTTTTGCACCAGTCCATACGCGCGAAAATGTTGCCGCCAGTCCAGCTGTTGCCCCAATTC includes these proteins:
- a CDS encoding MutS-related protein, which translates into the protein MNYQERDKHFRLLADQLKKRYNLLAFGRLLFFIFSLALGIFLAQQHWSFALSWGILFLVLFLWMVLRHRKVQEAEQHYRLLAEVNRQEHAALDYRFAEFADGAEFADPLHPYASDLDLFGPYSLFQFCNRTVTVAGKRQLAEWMKKASLPETVRVRQLAVAELGQQLDWRQHFRAYGLVQNDEIQYQLSLHKWMQEPLWMYANVFLRWALLVLPIWAIIALTIIIPGYPIAYVLIAVLPAALLLRQTFNKVNLTLEHTSKAETWLLRYGVLIQQIEHLEVKTEVLKTLQRNFLNADLQFGASAAIRRLSYVLGQLQVRNNPFAIFLNLIGLWDLQWVLQLEKWKVKHRDDLPQWFTALGEMDALCSLANLHYNHPDWAFPVIQTEPILHAEQLGHPLIPAERRIGNDLHMATRQHLKLLTGSNMAGKSTWLRTLGVNIVLAQTGAPVCAQALSIPPLLVFTGMRTQDDLSASASSFYAELRRLRALLDQVIAHQGQAQGVFFLLDEILKGTNSRDRHQGSRALMLQLLRHESAGFIATHDLELTAMEAEHPGLIENLCMEVNIQEDELFFDYTLKPGISQSFNASLLMRRMGIGVEE